From the Polynucleobacter sp. MWH-UH35A genome, one window contains:
- the murC gene encoding UDP-N-acetylmuramate--L-alanine ligase: protein MKHIVQQIHFIGIGGAGMSGIAEVLLNLGYQVSGSDLADGVVTKRLRELGAVIHIGHDPKNIGTAEAVVISTAVAGNNPEVLAARAAKIPVIQRAVMLGELMRLKQGIAIAGTHGKTTTTSLVASVLAEGGLDPTFVIGGKLNSAGANARLGRGDFIVVEADESDASFLQLFPAMEVVTNIDADHMDTYQHDMARLKQAFVQFIQRMPFYGVAVLCIDDANVRDIIPFVSQPVLRYGLSEDADIRASNVRADGTRMHFTVDRRTVRRHGNKPGPLNVTLNLPGLHNVRNALAAISIATELGVSDDAITKALSEFGGVGRRFQRYGEVPLASGGSFTLIDDYGHHPVEMAATLAAARGAYPDRRLVLAFQPHRFTRTRDCFGEFVQVLRSFDALVLTDVYPAGEAKIPGADGKSLMKAAIAEDKNSKALLNSGAVAYAANIAEMPEKLSQVLQDGDVLITMGAGSISALPYTLSEAKHV, encoded by the coding sequence ATGAAACATATCGTTCAACAAATTCACTTCATTGGTATCGGTGGCGCTGGTATGAGCGGCATTGCAGAAGTGCTTTTGAATTTGGGATATCAAGTTTCCGGGTCTGATCTGGCTGATGGAGTAGTTACCAAGCGTCTGAGAGAGTTGGGCGCTGTTATTCATATTGGGCATGACCCCAAGAACATCGGCACTGCTGAGGCGGTTGTCATTTCAACTGCAGTTGCTGGCAATAATCCTGAGGTCTTGGCTGCACGTGCTGCAAAGATTCCAGTGATTCAGCGTGCTGTGATGTTGGGTGAGTTGATGCGCCTCAAGCAAGGTATTGCAATCGCTGGCACCCATGGCAAAACAACCACCACTAGCTTAGTTGCGTCAGTTTTGGCTGAGGGCGGTCTAGATCCGACATTTGTGATTGGCGGCAAACTCAATTCAGCTGGCGCTAATGCTCGCTTAGGGCGCGGCGACTTTATTGTTGTTGAAGCAGATGAATCCGATGCTTCTTTCTTGCAATTATTTCCAGCGATGGAAGTGGTAACCAATATCGATGCTGATCATATGGATACCTATCAGCATGATATGGCGCGCCTAAAGCAAGCATTTGTACAGTTTATTCAGCGTATGCCTTTCTATGGTGTTGCAGTGCTGTGCATCGATGATGCAAATGTGCGCGACATCATTCCATTTGTGTCTCAGCCAGTACTTCGTTATGGCTTATCAGAAGATGCAGATATTCGCGCAAGCAATGTACGTGCAGATGGCACACGGATGCATTTCACAGTGGATCGCCGCACCGTGCGCAGACACGGTAATAAGCCAGGCCCTCTAAATGTCACACTGAACTTACCGGGCTTACATAATGTCCGTAACGCTTTGGCGGCTATTAGCATCGCTACTGAGTTGGGTGTGAGTGATGATGCCATTACTAAGGCCCTCTCAGAATTTGGCGGAGTAGGTCGTCGCTTTCAGCGCTATGGCGAAGTTCCATTGGCGTCGGGTGGTAGCTTTACTTTGATTGATGATTATGGACACCATCCTGTAGAAATGGCGGCAACCTTAGCCGCAGCTAGGGGAGCATACCCAGATCGTCGCTTGGTGCTGGCATTCCAACCGCACCGCTTCACGAGAACACGTGATTGCTTCGGTGAGTTTGTGCAGGTCCTTCGAAGCTTTGATGCCTTAGTGTTGACAGACGTCTATCCAGCGGGCGAAGCAAAAATTCCGGGGGCAGATGGTAAGAGCTTAATGAAGGCCGCTATTGCAGAAGATAAAAATTCCAAGGCTTTATTAAATTCAGGCGCAGTTGCTTATGCTGCAAATATTGCTGAGATGCCAGAAAAATTGAGTCAAGTTCTACAAGATGGGGATGTATTAATTACGATGGGCGCAGGTTCAATTTCTGCTTTGCCATATACGCTGTCGGAGGCAAAGCATGTCTGA
- a CDS encoding peroxiredoxin, with the protein MIAVGQKLPNATLYEFMDEESEGCSLGPNAFEVEKMAAGKKIVLFALPGAFTPTCSAKHVPGYVERYDAIKAKGVDEIWCVSVNDPFVMGAWGRDQKVGKKIRMLGDGSAEFTKKLGLELDLTARGFGVRSDRYAMIIEDGVVKSLDREAPGKFEVSDAASILKKL; encoded by the coding sequence ATGATTGCTGTTGGACAAAAATTACCGAACGCTACTCTTTACGAATTTATGGATGAAGAGAGCGAGGGTTGCTCCTTAGGGCCAAATGCTTTTGAAGTAGAAAAAATGGCAGCTGGCAAAAAGATTGTGTTGTTTGCATTGCCTGGCGCTTTTACGCCAACTTGTTCTGCTAAGCATGTGCCTGGATATGTTGAGCGCTACGATGCTATTAAAGCAAAAGGTGTTGATGAGATTTGGTGCGTTTCTGTAAATGATCCATTTGTGATGGGTGCATGGGGACGTGATCAAAAAGTTGGTAAAAAAATCCGCATGTTAGGTGACGGTAGTGCCGAGTTCACCAAAAAGCTTGGTTTGGAGTTAGATTTAACTGCTCGTGGATTTGGTGTGCGTTCTGATCGTTATGCCATGATTATTGAAGATGGTGTAGTGAAGTCATTGGATCGCGAAGCTCCTGGCAAGTTTGAAGTTAGCGATGCCGCTTCAATTTTGAAAAAGCTGTAA
- the murG gene encoding undecaprenyldiphospho-muramoylpentapeptide beta-N-acetylglucosaminyltransferase: MAGGTGGHIFPGLAVAEYLRICGWNVSWLGNQAGMEYRLVKSCEFPFEAVEFGGLRGKGLKAKLMLPINLMRACFQSWKIMRRVKPNVVLGMGGYITFPGGLMSKFLKRPLVLHEANSVAGSANRALSKIAMRTLTGFPNTMPNAEWVGNPIREEFDHMLTPAERYEQRQGPLSILVVGGSLGAAALNENIPAALALIPAESRPKVIHQAGDKHLADLQKRYADAGVDADIRPFIDDMPAAYSQADLVICRSGAMTVSEIAACGVASCLIPFPHAIDDHQTANARFLSDADAAVLLPQPLLNPQDLALMIQNFNRADLKEMALRAHALAKPHATQRVAEVCADCAGVGI, from the coding sequence ATGGCTGGTGGCACTGGTGGGCATATCTTCCCAGGCCTTGCTGTCGCTGAATATTTGCGGATTTGCGGTTGGAATGTCTCTTGGTTGGGAAATCAAGCGGGCATGGAGTATCGCCTTGTGAAGTCTTGTGAGTTTCCATTTGAGGCAGTTGAGTTTGGTGGTCTGCGTGGCAAGGGATTAAAAGCCAAGTTAATGTTGCCGATAAACCTCATGCGGGCTTGCTTTCAGAGCTGGAAGATCATGCGCCGTGTAAAACCCAATGTAGTTTTAGGAATGGGTGGTTACATCACTTTCCCAGGCGGATTGATGAGTAAGTTCTTGAAGCGTCCTTTGGTATTGCATGAAGCGAATTCAGTTGCAGGTAGTGCGAATCGTGCCTTGAGCAAAATTGCCATGCGTACTTTGACTGGATTTCCCAATACGATGCCAAATGCAGAGTGGGTTGGTAATCCGATTCGCGAAGAGTTTGATCACATGCTGACGCCTGCAGAGCGTTATGAGCAGCGCCAAGGACCTCTTTCAATTTTAGTAGTAGGCGGCAGCCTGGGAGCTGCGGCATTAAACGAAAACATTCCTGCCGCTTTAGCATTGATTCCGGCTGAGTCACGGCCAAAAGTGATTCACCAGGCGGGTGATAAGCATTTGGCAGATCTCCAAAAAAGATATGCGGATGCTGGAGTAGATGCGGATATTCGTCCATTTATTGATGACATGCCAGCAGCGTATTCACAGGCAGATTTAGTCATTTGTCGTTCTGGCGCTATGACAGTCTCAGAAATAGCTGCTTGTGGAGTTGCTTCTTGCTTGATTCCATTTCCTCATGCAATTGATGATCATCAAACTGCTAATGCGCGGTTTTTATCAGATGCCGATGCGGCAGTTTTATTGCCACAGCCATTGCTGAACCCACAGGATTTGGCATTGATGATTCAAAACTTCAATCGCGCGGACTTAAAAGAGATGGCATTGCGTGCTCATGCTTTAGCAAAGCCGCACGCTACCCAGCGAGTGGCTGAAGTGTGTGCTGATTGTGCGGGGGTCGGTATATGA
- the ftsW gene encoding putative lipid II flippase FtsW codes for MNLREKFFPENRLGLNRFWNFSRGGIDNFRTGLRDAVSGVEQTRSRMMDYDQLLVWAVLSLMLIGLVMVYSASITLADGPKYANYSSNFFLIRHLISLAIAIGVGIWAFKIPTKVWDRYSPVIFGFTVLLLIAVLIPGVGKGVNGAKRWIPLGLMNFQPSELMKFAAVIFAASYTVQRQEYLHSFVKGMLPMGIAVALVGGLLMAEPDMGAFVVVALIAFGILFLGGINAKLFGGLILVGLMSGATMIALSPFRRGRMLAFMDPWQVDNAANKGYQLTHSLMAFGRGEWFGTGLGGSVEKLHYLPEAHTDFIMAVIGEELGFVGVVVMIFLFYWIVRRAFLIGRTALQLDRSFAGLAAKGVAIWIGWQAFINMGVNLGLLPTKGLTLPLVSYGGSGILMNAVAVAMLLRIDFENRILMRGGKL; via the coding sequence ATGAACTTAAGAGAGAAATTCTTCCCTGAAAATCGTCTCGGATTAAATCGCTTTTGGAATTTTTCCCGAGGTGGGATAGATAACTTCCGTACTGGTTTGCGAGATGCGGTATCTGGGGTAGAGCAAACCCGTTCCCGCATGATGGATTATGACCAGTTGCTAGTCTGGGCTGTTTTATCTTTGATGTTGATTGGCTTAGTAATGGTGTATTCCGCTTCCATTACTTTGGCTGATGGACCGAAGTATGCAAACTACAGTAGCAATTTCTTTCTCATTCGCCATTTGATTTCGTTAGCAATTGCAATTGGAGTTGGAATTTGGGCATTTAAGATTCCCACAAAAGTTTGGGATCGTTATTCACCGGTGATTTTTGGATTCACAGTTTTGTTGCTCATCGCTGTTTTGATTCCTGGAGTCGGCAAGGGTGTAAATGGTGCTAAGCGCTGGATCCCTTTGGGCTTGATGAACTTTCAGCCATCTGAGTTAATGAAATTTGCGGCAGTGATCTTTGCGGCAAGTTATACCGTTCAACGTCAGGAATATCTCCACTCCTTTGTGAAGGGCATGCTGCCAATGGGTATTGCAGTTGCTCTGGTGGGTGGATTATTAATGGCGGAGCCCGACATGGGCGCATTCGTGGTGGTTGCCTTAATCGCATTTGGCATTCTGTTTTTGGGCGGCATTAACGCTAAGTTGTTTGGCGGATTAATTTTGGTCGGCTTAATGAGTGGCGCAACCATGATTGCGCTCTCCCCATTTCGTCGTGGCCGTATGTTGGCCTTTATGGATCCATGGCAAGTAGATAACGCAGCCAATAAAGGTTATCAATTGACCCATTCACTGATGGCATTTGGCCGCGGCGAATGGTTTGGTACAGGACTTGGCGGTAGCGTAGAAAAATTGCACTACTTACCAGAAGCGCATACCGACTTCATCATGGCCGTCATTGGTGAAGAGTTGGGCTTTGTTGGCGTAGTCGTGATGATCTTCTTGTTCTATTGGATCGTACGTCGCGCCTTCTTAATTGGCCGTACTGCTTTGCAACTAGATCGTAGTTTTGCAGGCCTTGCTGCAAAAGGCGTTGCCATTTGGATTGGCTGGCAGGCATTTATCAATATGGGCGTGAACCTTGGACTGTTACCAACCAAAGGCTTGACTTTGCCATTGGTAAGTTATGGCGGCTCTGGAATTTTGATGAACGCAGTTGCTGTTGCAATGTTGTTGCGCATCGATTTTGAAAACCGCATTCTCATGCGTGGAGGGAAGCTTTGA
- the murD gene encoding UDP-N-acetylmuramoyl-L-alanine--D-glutamate ligase, whose product MADEGYQAPNRFLILGLGESGVAMAKWCLRNGAKVRLVDTRDQSTLTERQKAWLEELRIAGLSDICFGSLDDGLLKDIDVIGISPGLSPVQDPIYSFLVKAEQAEIDIWSEIEFFARAISALSRMAQAQELSYATSVLAITGTNGKTTTTALTGQLCERAGKKVAVAGNISPAALEKLMSCLDIADQILDMPDVWVLELSSFQLVYTHTFNATAATVLNITQDHLDWHGDMQSYVDAKSKIFGADTVCILNRDDSLVMGLLSEAQKAEKSIVTFGSNRPDEQGAFGIEHDLRAGGIDWLVWAEVDEDVEPKPKRRRKSAAVEEEEPLRLKRLIPADALRIRGRHNALNALAALALARAANLPMNVLLHGLRDYHGEPHRVQSIAIVKDVEYVDDSKGTNVGATVAALNGLGSNESGKRIWLIAGGDGKGQDFSPLREPALRFVKGAFLIGKDGAAIGEALGSGIPSTHCGDLVSAVRAAAAQAISGDLVLLSPACASLDQFRDYKERAQVFASEVEELGMHFEGVQA is encoded by the coding sequence ATGGCTGATGAGGGCTATCAGGCGCCTAACCGATTCCTTATTTTGGGTTTGGGTGAGTCTGGCGTAGCCATGGCGAAGTGGTGCTTACGCAATGGCGCAAAAGTACGACTTGTGGATACCCGTGATCAGTCAACATTGACTGAGCGTCAAAAGGCTTGGCTTGAAGAGCTGCGTATTGCAGGTTTAAGTGATATTTGTTTTGGCTCTTTAGATGATGGCTTATTGAAAGACATCGATGTTATTGGCATTAGTCCAGGGCTGTCTCCGGTTCAAGATCCAATTTATTCATTCTTGGTTAAAGCTGAACAAGCTGAAATCGATATCTGGAGCGAGATAGAGTTTTTTGCCCGTGCAATTTCAGCTTTAAGCCGTATGGCCCAAGCTCAAGAGTTAAGTTATGCAACTTCAGTATTGGCTATTACTGGTACAAACGGTAAAACCACTACCACTGCATTAACCGGTCAACTTTGCGAACGCGCCGGTAAGAAGGTTGCTGTTGCGGGCAATATTAGCCCTGCTGCTCTAGAAAAGCTCATGAGTTGCTTGGATATTGCTGATCAAATTCTCGATATGCCCGATGTTTGGGTCTTGGAGTTATCTAGCTTTCAGTTGGTCTATACCCACACTTTTAATGCAACTGCAGCAACCGTACTCAATATTACCCAAGACCACTTAGATTGGCATGGTGATATGCAGTCTTATGTAGACGCAAAATCCAAAATATTTGGTGCCGATACGGTATGCATTCTGAATCGTGATGACTCGTTGGTAATGGGTTTGCTTTCGGAAGCGCAAAAAGCGGAAAAATCTATTGTGACCTTTGGCTCAAATCGCCCAGATGAGCAGGGTGCTTTTGGTATTGAGCACGACTTGCGCGCTGGCGGAATTGATTGGCTGGTATGGGCTGAAGTGGATGAGGACGTAGAGCCTAAGCCTAAGCGTCGTCGTAAGTCTGCAGCTGTTGAGGAAGAGGAGCCATTGCGACTCAAGCGTTTGATCCCGGCAGATGCTTTAAGAATTCGTGGTCGCCACAATGCCTTAAATGCGTTGGCTGCGCTTGCCTTAGCGCGTGCAGCTAACTTGCCAATGAACGTACTGTTGCATGGTTTGCGCGATTACCATGGTGAGCCACATCGCGTACAAAGTATTGCAATCGTTAAAGACGTTGAGTATGTCGATGACAGCAAGGGCACTAATGTGGGCGCAACAGTAGCCGCCCTAAATGGCCTGGGTAGCAATGAATCAGGAAAACGCATTTGGTTAATTGCCGGTGGCGATGGCAAAGGGCAAGATTTCAGTCCATTGCGGGAGCCAGCTTTACGCTTTGTGAAGGGCGCCTTCTTAATTGGAAAAGATGGCGCTGCGATTGGCGAGGCCTTAGGCTCTGGAATTCCAAGCACTCATTGCGGTGATTTAGTTTCAGCAGTGCGGGCTGCGGCAGCACAAGCTATATCGGGAGATTTAGTGCTGTTATCTCCAGCTTGCGCGAGTTTGGATCAATTCCGTGACTATAAAGAACGTGCTCAAGTATTTGCTTCAGAAGTCGAAGAGCTAGGAATGCATTTTGAAGGAGTTCAGGCATGA
- a CDS encoding D-alanine--D-alanine ligase: MSEVGFNLSTWGDRVKASLSSLDLKSLGRVGVLLGGKSGEREISLMSGNGVLDALRSKGVDAHAFDTGLRCPTELAKENFDRIFISLHGRFGEDGTIQGLLELLGLPYTGSGVLASALAIDKIVTKQVWISSGLATPKYEELTADSDWNAVVNHLGLPLIVKPAHEGSSLGLTKVKSVDELPAAYKLAAGLDKKVIAETCIIGDELTCPLVGQGKTAEALPVIKIIPPQANYDFHNKYFSDETQYLCPTGLAPEVNTAVQELALAAYKALGCRTWGRADVMLDQKTGKPYLLEMNTSPGMTSHSLVPMAAKAAGIEYADLVLWLLSQTLHQKEGVPA, encoded by the coding sequence ATGTCTGAGGTAGGTTTTAATTTGAGCACTTGGGGTGATCGCGTGAAGGCTAGCTTATCTAGCCTAGATCTCAAGTCATTGGGTCGTGTTGGCGTTTTGCTCGGCGGTAAATCTGGCGAAAGAGAAATTTCTCTCATGTCAGGTAATGGTGTTTTGGATGCGTTGCGATCAAAAGGGGTCGACGCCCATGCCTTCGATACTGGTTTACGTTGCCCAACCGAATTGGCTAAAGAAAATTTCGATCGTATTTTTATCTCTCTTCACGGTCGCTTTGGTGAGGACGGAACTATTCAGGGTTTGCTTGAATTATTGGGGCTGCCTTATACAGGTAGTGGTGTATTGGCCTCTGCTTTGGCGATCGACAAGATTGTTACAAAGCAGGTCTGGATTAGCAGTGGACTCGCCACTCCTAAATATGAAGAGTTAACTGCTGATAGCGACTGGAATGCAGTGGTGAACCATTTGGGCTTGCCGCTAATTGTTAAGCCTGCTCATGAAGGTTCATCTTTGGGGTTAACCAAAGTCAAATCAGTGGATGAGTTGCCGGCCGCATACAAACTTGCCGCTGGCTTAGACAAAAAAGTCATTGCAGAAACCTGCATCATTGGCGATGAATTGACTTGCCCGCTGGTGGGTCAAGGTAAAACAGCTGAGGCATTACCCGTAATCAAAATTATTCCGCCGCAAGCGAACTACGATTTTCATAATAAGTACTTCTCCGATGAAACTCAGTATTTATGCCCAACTGGATTAGCGCCAGAGGTAAATACCGCAGTTCAGGAATTGGCTCTAGCGGCATACAAGGCCTTGGGTTGCCGTACTTGGGGTCGTGCTGATGTGATGCTCGATCAAAAGACGGGCAAGCCTTATTTGCTGGAGATGAATACCTCACCAGGTATGACTTCTCACTCTTTGGTGCCTATGGCTGCCAAAGCTGCTGGTATTGAATATGCAGACTTGGTGCTGTGGCTGCTCAGTCAAACATTGCACCAAAAAGAGGGCGTCCCTGCATGA
- the ftsA gene encoding cell division protein FtsA, with translation MSKDNRDILVGLDIGTSKVVALVAELAPDGQFNVVGVGQTASKGLKKGVVVNIEATVQSIQKALEEAEVMADRQIVQVFTGIAGNHIVSFNSSGMVAIRDKEVGSGDVERVLETAKAINIPTDQQILHILVQEFIIDGQEDVREPIGMSGLRLEVKVHIVTGAVSAAQNIVKCVRRCGLEVNDLILQPLASSLAVLTEDEKELGVVLVDIGGGTTDIAIYCQGSIRHTAVIPIAGDQITNDIAMALRTPTIDAEDLKIAHGIARQEMADPTAMIDVPGVGDREPRPMSKQALAAVIEPRVEELFTLVRGVVRDSGYEDMVSSGIVLTGGTALMPGMVELAEQVFLRPARIGTPEYRGHLHEVLRSPRYATSIGLLMEGQAQLLRGRRVSQSGALQGVISRMKEWFAGNF, from the coding sequence ATGAGTAAAGACAATCGCGATATTTTGGTTGGATTGGATATTGGTACTTCCAAGGTGGTTGCCTTGGTTGCTGAATTAGCTCCTGATGGTCAATTCAACGTGGTTGGTGTTGGTCAAACTGCATCAAAGGGATTAAAGAAGGGCGTTGTCGTCAATATTGAGGCAACTGTTCAATCCATTCAAAAGGCGCTTGAAGAGGCCGAGGTAATGGCTGATCGCCAGATCGTACAAGTCTTCACCGGCATTGCGGGTAATCACATTGTGAGTTTTAACTCCAGCGGTATGGTTGCTATCCGCGATAAAGAAGTTGGCTCTGGAGATGTTGAGCGTGTACTCGAGACAGCAAAAGCAATCAATATCCCAACGGATCAACAGATTTTGCACATTCTGGTTCAAGAATTCATTATCGATGGACAGGAAGATGTGCGTGAGCCTATTGGTATGAGTGGACTTCGCTTAGAGGTGAAGGTTCATATTGTTACTGGCGCTGTAAGTGCTGCGCAAAATATTGTGAAGTGTGTGCGTCGTTGCGGTCTCGAAGTAAATGACTTGATCTTGCAGCCTTTGGCCTCAAGTTTGGCAGTGCTTACTGAAGACGAGAAAGAGCTTGGCGTTGTATTGGTAGACATTGGTGGCGGTACAACTGACATCGCAATTTATTGCCAGGGCTCAATTCGTCATACTGCGGTGATTCCTATTGCAGGCGATCAAATTACCAATGATATTGCGATGGCGTTACGCACACCAACGATTGACGCTGAAGATTTGAAGATTGCGCACGGCATTGCCCGTCAAGAAATGGCTGACCCTACTGCAATGATTGATGTTCCTGGTGTGGGTGATCGTGAGCCACGCCCAATGTCTAAACAAGCATTAGCTGCAGTCATTGAGCCACGCGTTGAAGAGTTGTTTACCTTAGTAAGAGGCGTAGTGCGTGATTCTGGCTATGAAGATATGGTTTCTTCTGGAATTGTGCTAACCGGTGGTACTGCATTAATGCCAGGCATGGTCGAGTTAGCTGAACAGGTCTTCTTAAGGCCGGCGCGCATTGGTACCCCGGAGTATCGAGGCCATCTTCATGAGGTATTACGCAGTCCCAGATATGCCACCAGCATTGGTTTGCTGATGGAAGGTCAAGCGCAGTTATTGCGTGGCCGTCGTGTTTCTCAATCAGGCGCATTGCAAGGTGTGATTTCGCGCATGAAGGAATGGTTTGCAGGAAATTTTTAA
- the ftsZ gene encoding cell division protein FtsZ has product MEFEMLDQETAGKTIIKVVGVGGAGGNAVQHMIRRGVNGVEFICMNTDAGALQRSEASVNLQLGSSGLGAGAKPEIGAASAEEARARIADTLQGAHMVFITAGMGGGTGTGAAPIVAQVAKEMGILTVGVISKPFDFEGVKRLKVAENGATELESYVDSLIVVLNEKLFEVMGEDAEFDKAFACADDVLHNAVSGIAEIINVQGLINVDFEDVKTVMGEQGKAMMGTATVSGMDRARLAAEAAVASPLLEGVDLSGARGVLVNITASRSLKLSETREVMAAIRGYAADDATVIFGTVYDESLGDALRVTVVATGLNNPQARKNNQPEVVWRQATGTHDAMPTMADLNSFAPASPSAAISKVSMDSALGTSAGLAMTGVGSAPAAAQPASTGVDYSQYDLPRVFRSSREATPAPTLGADSSPQAKSMLDKGADYYEIPAFLRKQAD; this is encoded by the coding sequence ATGGAATTTGAAATGTTAGATCAAGAAACAGCTGGCAAAACCATTATTAAAGTGGTTGGAGTTGGTGGTGCAGGTGGTAATGCTGTCCAGCACATGATCCGTCGTGGTGTTAACGGCGTAGAGTTCATTTGCATGAACACCGATGCTGGCGCTTTACAGCGTTCTGAGGCATCTGTGAATTTGCAACTGGGCTCTAGCGGGTTAGGTGCTGGCGCTAAACCAGAAATTGGTGCGGCTTCTGCTGAAGAAGCGCGTGCACGCATTGCGGATACATTGCAGGGCGCGCATATGGTATTCATTACTGCAGGTATGGGTGGTGGCACTGGAACGGGTGCAGCCCCAATCGTGGCTCAAGTAGCTAAAGAAATGGGCATTCTTACTGTAGGCGTGATCAGTAAGCCATTTGATTTTGAGGGTGTTAAGCGTTTGAAGGTTGCAGAGAATGGCGCTACCGAACTTGAATCCTATGTAGATTCACTCATTGTCGTGCTTAATGAAAAACTCTTTGAAGTAATGGGCGAAGATGCTGAGTTCGACAAAGCATTTGCTTGTGCCGATGACGTATTGCATAACGCAGTTTCTGGTATTGCAGAAATCATCAATGTTCAGGGTTTGATTAACGTTGACTTTGAAGACGTTAAGACCGTGATGGGCGAGCAAGGTAAAGCCATGATGGGAACAGCAACTGTTTCTGGTATGGATCGTGCACGTTTGGCTGCTGAGGCTGCAGTTGCTTCACCATTGCTCGAAGGTGTTGATCTATCTGGCGCACGTGGCGTATTGGTAAACATTACTGCAAGCCGTTCATTGAAGTTGTCTGAGACTCGTGAAGTCATGGCTGCGATTCGTGGCTACGCTGCGGATGATGCAACGGTCATCTTCGGTACTGTTTATGACGAAAGCTTAGGTGATGCATTACGTGTAACTGTAGTTGCTACTGGTTTGAATAATCCTCAGGCTCGTAAAAACAACCAGCCAGAAGTAGTTTGGAGACAAGCTACTGGTACTCATGATGCAATGCCAACAATGGCTGATCTCAATAGTTTTGCCCCTGCAAGCCCATCAGCTGCAATCAGTAAGGTAAGCATGGATTCTGCATTGGGAACTAGCGCAGGTTTAGCGATGACTGGTGTTGGTAGTGCTCCAGCGGCGGCTCAGCCAGCAAGCACTGGTGTTGATTACAGTCAATACGATTTGCCACGTGTTTTTCGTAGCTCTCGTGAGGCGACTCCTGCGCCTACATTAGGTGCGGATAGCTCTCCGCAAGCTAAATCCATGTTGGATAAAGGGGCTGATTATTATGAAATCCCAGCCTTTTTGCGTAAGCAAGCGGATTAA
- a CDS encoding cell division protein FtsQ/DivIB, whose product MSNFMDRFGEIFSMLMAPLWNHSDRMEKLSRFLIRCFVVMLVIGILVWLSQRPVFALKQIQIEPIAGQTLKHINKPIVKQQVLETVQGNFFSVRLEDVKRGFESMPWVRHANVRRVWPNGLVVSIEEQKPFGTWGGADSHTLMNSHGELFTGRVSEVSDDLRLVDFSGPADAGKEVMSLYEKANNWFKPWGAEVTSLALTERYAWHVRLSNGMKVEFGRDEESSDKNLTEERVARLFKYWPQVQEKWANRVDAVDLRYANGFAVHLASASLKRNEVDAKKSKLKQ is encoded by the coding sequence ATGAGCAACTTCATGGACCGCTTCGGTGAAATTTTCTCTATGTTGATGGCTCCACTTTGGAATCATTCTGATCGCATGGAGAAATTGAGCCGCTTCTTGATCCGTTGCTTTGTAGTGATGTTAGTCATTGGTATTTTGGTTTGGCTAAGTCAACGCCCTGTATTTGCTTTGAAACAGATTCAAATAGAGCCCATTGCAGGACAAACTTTGAAGCATATTAATAAGCCGATTGTGAAGCAGCAGGTTTTGGAGACAGTACAAGGCAACTTCTTTAGCGTTCGCTTAGAAGATGTGAAGCGTGGTTTTGAAAGCATGCCGTGGGTGCGGCATGCCAATGTTCGTCGGGTTTGGCCAAATGGCTTGGTAGTAAGCATTGAAGAGCAAAAACCTTTTGGAACATGGGGTGGAGCTGATAGTCATACCCTCATGAATAGCCATGGTGAACTGTTTACTGGTCGCGTATCCGAGGTAAGTGATGATCTACGTCTGGTGGATTTCTCTGGTCCTGCAGATGCCGGCAAAGAGGTGATGAGTCTTTATGAAAAAGCCAACAATTGGTTTAAGCCATGGGGCGCAGAAGTCACTAGTCTAGCTTTGACTGAGCGCTATGCATGGCATGTAAGGCTTTCAAACGGCATGAAGGTTGAGTTTGGGCGTGATGAAGAGAGCTCTGACAAAAATTTAACGGAAGAGCGGGTTGCACGCTTGTTTAAGTATTGGCCCCAAGTACAAGAGAAGTGGGCCAACAGAGTTGACGCAGTCGACTTGCGCTATGCAAATGGTTTCGCAGTTCATCTTGCTTCTGCAAGTTTGAAAAGGAATGAAGTAGACGCTAAAAAAAGTAAGCTGAAGCAATGA